A region from the Methylovorus glucosotrophus genome encodes:
- a CDS encoding S1 family peptidase, which translates to MRIYQSLCVLLTLVSLPSWADAEPPAELIFALKGSIVKIHTVTKSGGHGIGSGVVVAENLVATNCHVLADANGINVAARGETYAPVSVREDWRHDICVLRVEYLPLKPVVLGDDEQLQYEQDVFAIGFPGGPPKPQTTFGTIKALYPLDDAAIIRTSSSFVLGASGSALFDSEGKLIGLNTFKSPGRHSYYYSMPVKWIKALLQAPETEHVSQNGRPLWDAPENQRPYLMRVVIPMQNEEWDDLLRIASEWALQEPQTVEAIYYKALAEEHLGDLKAADALYRQVLQANPRHSASLLADARIARQQGESNRMLTLLSQLQALSPDMAQELIPQEAGLAQ; encoded by the coding sequence ATGCGAATTTACCAATCCCTGTGCGTGCTATTAACGCTCGTCAGCCTGCCATCCTGGGCGGACGCCGAGCCTCCCGCCGAGCTGATTTTTGCGCTCAAAGGATCCATCGTCAAAATACATACTGTGACCAAAAGTGGCGGTCATGGCATAGGTTCAGGCGTGGTTGTTGCCGAGAATCTGGTGGCGACCAACTGCCACGTGCTGGCAGATGCGAATGGCATCAACGTGGCGGCGCGAGGTGAAACCTATGCGCCCGTGTCAGTACGCGAGGACTGGCGTCACGACATCTGCGTGTTGCGCGTGGAGTATTTGCCATTAAAACCGGTAGTGCTCGGCGATGACGAGCAGTTGCAATACGAGCAGGATGTCTTTGCCATCGGCTTCCCCGGCGGACCACCCAAACCGCAAACCACCTTCGGTACCATCAAGGCCCTCTATCCGCTGGATGATGCAGCCATTATCCGCACGTCTTCTTCCTTTGTGCTAGGCGCCAGCGGCAGCGCGCTGTTTGACAGCGAAGGCAAGCTGATCGGGCTCAATACCTTCAAAAGCCCTGGGCGTCATAGCTATTATTACAGCATGCCGGTGAAGTGGATCAAGGCACTGCTGCAGGCGCCCGAGACGGAGCATGTCAGCCAGAACGGCAGGCCCTTATGGGATGCGCCTGAAAATCAGCGTCCTTACCTCATGCGGGTGGTGATCCCCATGCAAAATGAGGAATGGGATGATTTGTTGAGAATAGCCAGTGAATGGGCGCTGCAGGAGCCGCAGACGGTAGAAGCCATCTACTACAAGGCGCTGGCGGAAGAGCATCTGGGCGATTTGAAGGCGGCCGATGCCTTGTACCGGCAGGTGCTGCAGGCCAATCCCCGGCATAGCGCCAGCTTGCTGGCGGATGCACGGATAGCGCGCCAGCAGGGTGAGTCCAATCGCATGCTGACTCTGCTTAGCCAATTGCAGGCCTTGTCGCCTGACATGGCACAGGAGCTGATTCCTCAAGAGGCCGGCCTCGCGCAATAA